The Labrus mixtus chromosome 21, fLabMix1.1, whole genome shotgun sequence nucleotide sequence GAGTAATTATGAAAAAAGGGAAGATCAGGTCAATTGTCATTTGATGTATCTgctcaaacatttgaaaagtgtTTATATACTCGATTTGCACTGatgaatgaaatacattttcttatcatgtaaagaaaacatgtttttgggaACAAGCATGCTAGCTGTAACTACTATGAGAGTAGAGTTAACCACACAACAAGGAGACAGGGATTGGGGGGTCACATGACTGTGAAAAGGCATCTGGCACACTTCTGTGACAGTCTGAAGAAATGTCCTCCTCTCGTTGCAGGACGGAGATGGGACAGATTTGAAAGAAGGAAAAGCAAAGAGTACAAACACAATGAGACAAAGACAGCTGCTGAAAGTATACTTGTGTATTTTCACATGTAGAATACATTTGTAGTTTCTTAACTGATATTTCACTGGAGCACTCCTGAACATACAGAAACAAACCCCAACAACACAGTTTGCAGTCAGGGCATacatttggacttttttgttgCTATCTTCACACTGCAAAGGACGGAAGTAACAGGAAAATGgtaagaagaggaggaggaaagaactGCATTTATATTCATTATTTGTAAACCAAAACACCTTGAgttttcactttctttaaaaagtttgtcCTGTTAGTCACATGAATCCATTCACCATACAGAGAGACTGTCACTGGGTCAAAAAGAAAGCTTCCATATAAAGTGCAGAAATGGCAACACTCAAATTCACCACTGATATTCACAAATATTTACCACGATTGATACATGAGAGATCTCAAgccagggatttttttttttttttttttaaactgagacAAAAGTAAATCATAGCTGGACCAACTTCACCACTTCTTCTTTTCATACATTAAAAAGCATCTCACCACAATAATCAACGTTgacttcacattttttaacctttaaccctACTTTATCAACACGGTTAGCTTAGCGACATGTTTCAACAGACTGCAGAGCTACCTGTACAGTTCATTTGGCAGATGAAGCTGAAACAGAGAACATTAAAGACCACGTTTACATTCAGGCATTTAAACCTTTTTCAGTCCAGCATGAGCATGAAGACATCACAGCCCACTTACAAACTGCTTCAATAGGCTTTTTCTGTATACCTGAACATATCTTTCATATCACCGAACACCTTCACATAATTAGTAAACCATAATGACAAAtctgtaaatacaaaaataaacagggaaaatgaaatcacatttctattcacatgttgaaatgttttaataaataaaaaaagttacctATCTTAATTTCTTTTAAGGACGGACGTAGTTTTGTTTGCATATCGGTGTTCACTTGACACTGCTGGACATTATATATGaagattctgtttttttctatgtACAAGTGTGAACTGTGTATGCATGGATTCACATGTGTGCGTGTTCATGTGGACAGCATTATTTGGACATGGTATCCTCAAAGCCCCACGTTTCCAGCAGTGAAACCTGGAAGCTCTCAGCGCAGAGGGGTGGGTTGTCGAAGGTGGTGCATCGGCCGGTGCGCCCGTGGTTGAGCTCAGAGTCGATGTAGAGAGCGTTGCCTTCACCACCACCtgatcacacacaaaacatactttttataCAGCTGTCTTACTGTTCCTATTTAGATCTTTTATCAAAAGACATGTGATCAAAGGTTAATAATCCAACACAACATGAAGAATCCACTCACCCACTATGATGGAGTCAAAGTTCCCAGCCATGAACATCGATGTATTCTTGGAGTTGAGGTTGAAGTGGCGGGCAGAGAGGAAAGGGGACAGCTCTCCAACAGGTTTCTCTGGCTGCGCTAAGCcgttgttttctgtgtttggggCTTCAGGGGCGGCTCCATCTTCCTGGTCCTGAGGTTTGATGGAGGAGGCCAACTCAGGGTGGCGGATCACCACCCACTCATAGCGCTCCATCTCTGGCTTCAGCTACAGAGGGGAGCAGGAGGTTACACACATTCATTGGTGTAGCACAGCTCATTTATTAAGTCCCACACCTACAGTATGTTAGACACCTAtgaagttattttcttttttccccaacaTAAATTGATGGAGATACTTcattcttttctattttttgtagGCCCTACCACAAAATGACTTCTCTCTCATTTAAATTCAGGGGGATGAAAAGTAACGGGATATTGTAACTTAAGCTGTCACACGTGTTCAAACTTATCTGGGAATGACTAGTTTCTTTCTTACTATGCTGCTccataaaaaatatatctaaaaaGTCATTGCTTTATGCCTGTCAtgactctctcactctgtggcTCCCTCCTGACTGAGGTTCATTCATTTCACCTGCTGAAAcctgcacaccagctctccatctcctcatcacCTCAGCAGTATATATACCCCGGCTCTCCATCCACTCATCGCCAGATCGTTGTGTCAACTACTGCGGTAGACTACATCGCAGGCTAATTAAGATTTTGAacgatttttttcaaataatctcttgtgctagttttgtttttgagtctcatcctgtttttcctttgcttcaggATCACCATTCACACACCTGCCTCaacctgctctctggactcaaaactgctcagccacactcacacccctACTCTGGTCTGGTCAGCCTTCATCCCCTTCACTCTGCCAACCTCCAGAATCTTCAACCCATCTCCATTTGCCACAATAAACCTCATTACCAATCAACctctctgtttatgtgtcttGCATCTGGGTCCTAAATTCACTAGTCCTAACACTGAtcaccacagactgtatgatTTTGGGTTGCAATATCTGTGGTCGTGGTCCTACTTCACACTGTGAGAGAGGATCGAAGATGACCATCTCCTGATCTTGTGACCGATGACAGCCTGCAACAAATATCTGACAGTGTCAGATATCTAGGACGATACTCTAGCGTGACTTATGGGGACTTATCTCAAGCTCTCTTTGTAACACTGGCAGCCTGAATTGGCCTCTTCTCCCTGCACAACCGAGTctattcctcctctttttcttttaactatCTACTGACCGCCATGGCAACCTCAGCCGCACACCATTGACGCTGCCTGTTGACTTGCAGCCTACGATTCACAGGTACCTCATGCACAGGGTATGTGCATAatgtcataattatgagatctGTGTCGCATCATGTGGTTTGCAAAAAACATATAAAGTTGCAAAACTGAGAGTCTGTAGGAGGcattaaaaagtgtgaagtTTGGCTGATAAAGAATCCTGCAGCAATCATGACCCCACGTTCCCCTGTCTGGATTTAACTCTTCCATCACGATGATAATAAAACCTCCTACTATAGAAATTATGATTtgacaaaataaattgttttatgggtttaaaattataaaatatcTTCAGTTAAAAATATTCTGTTAGACTCTACTGTTACTGCATTCATAGGATCATTACATCTGAAAGTTTTCATTAAATTAGCTGcttaattcaaattaaactgaaaacttCATAGACATTGAAGACAAGGTCACCAGGCTACATGAATCCCGACAGATCTGACTGAAGTATTTTGCCCTGTACCAAACAATACCAATAAACATTATGCAAGTACGTCTGTATACTCTAAACAATTTTTTCTCTTGAAAATGGAACCATGATCGCCATGAGAGCCAGGTTGAAATAAAGcattaaataagataaataataaaatgtaaaaaccatCTGATCGACATCAGTCCTTGCTGACTGTCTCCATTTTCGGCTGGTGTCAGGTGAGGGCTGGGTCAGATACTACTGGATCAGGTTACAGGAGTTTccgatctgtgtgtgtttaagtattAAGTGTGTGAGATGACGCTGTTTTGTGGTTTGCTGGCTCAGACAGCTTGCAGCTGTGCATCAATACAGGAGCCAGCTGAATAATTCATACAGAAGGCTGCTCTGCTATTTCTAGCCCAGGTGTTGTTATGACTTGATGCAGCACTATCACAAGCGGTAAAGCAAGATGGTATGGATGTTATTTTATGTCATGGTGAAGAGGACATGTCATATTGTGAACTATGACCTACAAGGCCGGCTATCCTAATGAAGACCTGACCTGCagtcaaacaaaagcaaatatcAACCTCTGGTGGCAAAAAAGTGGTACTGCAACTATGATATTCATATATCACTTGCCTTAAGTCCTACTTTTAAATCAACCATAGACACAGATGTTAACCTTACCCTGAAGACAAAGCACTCCCCCGTCCCAAAGAAGCTCAATTTGTTGCCTCCTCTCTTTCGCTCCTCCCAGTCTGTGGACAGGAAGGCTCCACACACCTgaagcaagaaaagaaaaagagtttcTGCAACAAGTCATACTTATACTTATGGATGATTACCATGTGGAACATCACTATCTGTAGCCTCTCAGTGTTTGTGATGTGATCCTTTTGTAGCATCATAATCCAAGCGTAATACAGGTGTGAAATCATGACCTCTGGGACTAATGTTCAGTCCAGGACAAGAATAAAAGCTGAGTCTagtgaaatgaaaaaagctCCTGTGGACCTTTCTAGttactgaagaaagaaaaaaagacttagAGTGTGGAGGTCTGAATAGAATAAATGTTGACATTCAAATGAAGATATAACAtaacattaaaatgatatttaacatttaacgatgtgtccttgggcaagacacttaaccctgaattgctcccgctgcttcagtggttctgatgatactacatagtgatcactaccatcagtgtgtgaaagggtgtgtgtgacagatggtgtaaaagagctttgagtagtcagaagactagaaaagcgctttataagctcaagtccatttaccatttcaaacCTTCTGCTTGCAACTGTTTTAGCTGATGATTTGATTCTTACTGTTCTTATTATGAAATGTGTACTGTACGAGGTTCAGTGTTTATGTTGTTGAAACtgtgtgttgctgctttttTGGAAAAGtctccaatttaaaaaaagatctctgTCTCAGTGGGACTTGTATGGAAAAATAAAGGTtcaattattattcttttttaatcaataaaaacaacaagtagATCCCTGACATTACGAACGACTCACTAATATCATGAaataagtttgtgtgtgtgtgtgtgtgtgtgtgtgtgtgtgtgtgtgtgtgtgtgtgtgtgtgtgtgtgtgtgtgtgtgtgtgtgtgtgtgtgtgtgtgtgtgtgtgtgtgtgtgttgcttacGTCTCCGTCTGTGGTCCGGATGAGGAGCAGCGTGGGCTCGTAGCCGTCACAGTGCGAGTAGAATCTGGAGGACAATGTGAAAGTTGAATTCTTCTCAATCTACTTTACTATGGTACAGTTAATTAAGGGACTGAATTCTTCATTAATCAAAGACCTTTTACTTCTGCTGAACATTAGAGAGAGAACCAACCCAGAGGAGGGTGAAAGATGTGTTTTATAGAATTTAGTAAAAGAACAGTAAAGGCAGGTCTGCTGGTTTCTGCAGACAGAATCTGTTACAGAAGTGGACAGCTGTAAGAGAAGAAGtcgaaaaaaaaaggacagaaaaaaggaataaacagggggaaattatattattttcttataaaaatataaaccaaGGCAAAATGTAAGtatactttaaaaatgtatttaattaatttattcctgtttttaaaaaaaccgAAGACAAAAGGAAAACTGACTTCATAAACTTatgattattaatatttattacaagttaaaaatgtatttttttattaaacttaatttttgtttttatatctgtATTGTTATTTCAGCCTTTTAGCATAAATCAAATTCTTGAAGTTAAACAGGTCCCACATGTGGATCGTTAGCAGCCAACAGCTGGATTAGTGTATTTAGGGGGGTGTTGGATAGTGTACCTGGTCAAGCTGCAGCCATGATTGGACGTTGTGAAGAGAAGTTGTGGTTGGCACAGGGCGAAGCGCTCAGGGATCCACGACCAGATGTCTCGCATCTCTTTGGCGCTGACGATCTCCGAGGAAAAGGTGTCAGGGTTAAGTGCCAGCTGGACGTTCCTCCTGGAGAGGACGGAGAAATACAGACATGGGAGGAGATGTAGAAGTAAAGAATGAGAGGCCATCAAAGTCTTATAAAGAAACtcatttttatacattattAGTCTATGGAAAgtgcaataataatgtatttgttttaaagaattAGAAATGGATCTGAAGCACAGCATAGAGGAGAGAGAACCCACCTAGAGCTGAGACATAACCAATGAGATGAACAGGAGTGGAGTGCAGATAAGACAGAAGATGGTGGGTGGAAAAACGTGGCACAAACCAAACAAGAAGGATACAAACATGTGTGAGACAAGGAGGTAAGAGCAACTGAAAGCATTTCCCAAAGCATGCCTGAGAATAAAGCTGTAAAAAGAAGAGGACATTCTTTACAATGAAGCCAGTGTCTAATTTATCATAACAGTCTGCATGGGCTCTATTTTAATAGGGCCCAACCGATACATTTCTTTGGGCCTATACCGGTATCGATATTGGGATatcgatatatcggccgatatctttcttaaatCTATGTTccatctgtagagatagatagagatacaCATTTATCCCTTGATCGCTCATATGCAGATCAAACACTTGTGGGAAAGATATATAATGGAGACAAGACGGTCACTCAGCGTAaggtaactgtgcatgtacgtgcatcattTTTAATGCTAACCTCACTCTTGACGAACATCACCCCTAATTTAaatcgcacctttaatgtttgcactgcctgttatttaatgtctgttttttcttctttttaaacattgctgtacatatataaacaacacaacttcagaaggtcaacacttttttatattcaggtgtaattacagatttttttttcctcaactgtttaaaggttcttgctttaaatgtcacatatatttttatccctgcacgggttatgtacatttcttgtataagtctattttttaattgcacagtttaagtttgattcatctagaggtattctttaaatctttttttcaggttaatatatatgtatgggaggggggtggcgttgttttggttgttaatttgtaacaaatgtttcatgtcatgtacgtctttgtaaactgctactggatgctttgaatttccctcgggatcaataaagtatctatctatcacCGCTTGACAATAAGGAGAGTGATCATGTTTGATGTGATCTAtacagcacactctgctggtgaaagacaactgatagtgtaatacaatgatacccaactgaaatgctttttgactggtgactaaatctagtaatatcggcgataaaattagccgataccaataGTCCCTGGATAAGCTGATATCAGCTGGCTGATTGATCGGTCGACACATTTCTCTCATTCAGTGCATCCCACTGGGATTTTACTTACCAGTAACTGTGTCTTACATTAAAAGAAGTTCAATTAAGTCCAGTCAAGTTGCAGCAGTAGATATACAAGCAgataaacaacatttcattttgaatcttAAGAGATTGTTCTCTATTGGTTAATTTACTATATTAAAGTAATTTCCCAAATACATCTGCCTCACCAAGTGGAGGCTGAAAGATGATGTGATTGgccttcttttatttaaagatcaGCCCAAAGAAAAGGATTTTGATAATGTGACTTCCCTGACAGAAAAAACGAACATAACTGGGTATTTGAGGAAAATATTAATGTGATATATTGTGACATGATGTCGTTACTATGAACATCTTATTTTTTGTATTGCTGATAATACCTTTTCAGCGTATTGtccatatatacatatatatatatatatatatctttggAACAGTTTTGCCAAAGCATCAAAGTACAGACACTTGTGCcattaaagcctttaaattgaaaacaaaaaaaaacacttagaaTCTAAAGTAAAAGGCAGGGAAAAGATGCTCATAATTCACACAAATCATATTATAGAGCCTACCGCTTCTGTTTGACTGTGAttcctttctgctgcagggACTTTTCATTAGTGAGCTGCAGCAGCGTGATCTCCTTACGACTGAACAGGCGGATGGAGAAGGCTTTTTCCAGCAGCTTCTCAGGAGTGACGGTAGAGGCAATGCCCTTGACAAAAGCCTGAATATCCGCCCTTACTTTGCCcgaatcctgctgctggttacCCCCCTGGACTCCTGCTTTATGCTTGCGGTAGAACTTAAGCAGGGCAATTGCCACGCGGAACAGAACCTTGTAGCCCTCCACGAGGTAGACATCTAGGATCCGGACTATGTGGCTGAAAGGCAGGTCGCCCAGCACCCAGCGCTGCCAGTCAGAGTACACCTCCAGCACATCCTGGGCGGTGGCAATGATCAGTTTGTGTGCGGGCGCGCAGTACTTGTTAGCAAGATCCCCAAAAGTCATGCAGCTCGACTCATATGCCAGGAAAGTCTGGTCCAGCAGGCGCTTGCCCGGCTCGTTGCAGGCCAGAATGCGGCTGATATGCTCAAAACACTGAGCTTCGTCCACGCTGAAGTGCAGGAGTAACGATGTGATAGCAGGCAGTGATGGACAGTGGGAGATATCTGGAAACTGTCCAGCCACGCAGTTTATGATCTGATGCGCTGAAGCTAACCCCTCCGCCTTCAGACAGTACCGTGGCACCTCATTGTCATCCACAAAATCTGGAAGTGGGACGTGGGAGGAGGGCTTCTTGGTGGCTGCATTTCCCATAATGTCACGGTACACTTCTGCATCTGGGGTGACTGTACGGCAGGGGATGGCTTTGATCAGCTGCTGGTAGACCTGGGCCCTCAGTTTGTGGTTTTTGGCCCAGTAACCCTGCCGAGCCATCTGTTTGAACTCTTTCAGGTCTTTACAGTCTACCTTGGTGGGCCCGCTGCTCTTGGCCAGATCCCCCATCTGGTTCCAGTCCACAAAGCTGCCATAGTCTTCCTCAGCCATGATGTTGGAAACTTTACTGGACTGTCTGAGTGGGAAGAGAGGAGGGACTCTCCGGAGTATTACTAACCTTTTGTCCTACACAGTAGATCACTAGTCTTCATTAGCTGCCCATGGTTGTTACtggaagacacaaaaacaaaaaagattataatgaaagaaaataagtaaCAGCAGTACAGGTCCAAAATCAAACTGTAAAGTAAACTTGGCCTTCAATCTCTTAAAGCTAAAAACTATTCCTAATGAACCCAGACATTTCTGGACTACTGGCTATCCTCAGACTTTGGTATCAATTAGTTGTGGATTAAATAAACTACAGATTGTTAACCATGTTTATTGTCTGTTTCAATAAGATAATTTTTCAATATGTTAAAAGGAACTACACAATGGCAACAGGAAATCTATACAGTATGCCATAATAAAGCATTTTCATAGATTTTGAGAGTTCAATTCTGCTAAACATTATCAGATGATTTAAAGGCAGTTCATGATCTGTGAGAATCAAATCCAGTTAACTCATAGTTTGAATGGAACGCAGCTCAAGATTTTCTTAGTGATATATAAACAGCTTCAAATGACATGTGATGCACAGTCACACCTCAGATTTAATTGGTATAGGCACAGTTtgataataaaacaattaaacagGGATTTCCAGTGCTGAGGGAAGTAGTTATGTGTAACTAAAAAACACTTCCTGGTAATGCAAACCCACAGATACACGGAGAGGCACGGCCAAAGATCAGTTGCAATATTCTGAAAAATGGTGTTTTACAATGAtttcaagctgtttttttacaaGTCACATGGACATGCACATCCAAAGATCACTTGCCATCTATTTGAAATTACTGTCATAAAATCATCAGATCATGTCACACTGCCTCTAAACAAGTCACATGGGGTCACATACCAACACATTACTGCGTGGTAACTGGAAGCATCTGGAGGTTAGAGAGATTTAGTGTCCTAGTTGGCGGTGAATATGTTGAAAACAGCTACAGGTTGTTTGGTCAGAAgtttactcttatcttatctagtCACATCTAAAAACATGGAATTGGCAGAAAGGCTCACTGACATCTTAGTTGATTAAATAAGTTCTCAAATTCAAGCACGTTAAGCTGTCTGCACCTAATTAAATCAGAGAACATGGAGTTGGATAAACAGAGATCTACAAAAAGATTAACTAAACCAATATACTTGCAAAAAGGCAAGGTAGCATACGTTGCTGATTATTTAACTGGAGCTACTTACATATATCTTACATTATGCCAAATCGACATCAAACACTGGACAAGAATGCTTAATAGGGCGTTAGGGGGCTGCAGAGTATCCTGAcaacatgtttcatttaatgtttcaGAAAAGGCTCTAACAGTACGTGTCCtcgtttttattaaaaaagagaTTAGCCTTCTTAACTCATATTTGTGATACATGTTTATACTACTTTCTACTGTCTGTTGATATAAAGCAAACATATTGCATGTTATGTCAGAATCAGATAGCACATCAAGGTTGATAACTACATCATGTGTTACACGTTACTGGTCATTATACTTTGCAGTATTCCCAAACAGTTGAAAATGATGACCCAATTCTTTTGACTGTTGACTTTAGGGGTCAGTTTCCAGGCTAAAGATTAAGCTCTGTCCCAGAATAAGAGGTTTCAATGGATGGATTTACTGAAGCCTCCTTAGCCTTAAAGGTTTAGTTGGTTTTCAGATGAAAATGACTCAATAATATGCAGCGAGCAAATGTAAATGACAACAAGTAAAAGTTATGTCCTTTGCACTAAAAGCGTACAGTTCGTGTTTTCTTA carries:
- the tbc1d24 gene encoding TBC1 domain family member 24; amino-acid sequence: MAEEDYGSFVDWNQMGDLAKSSGPTKVDCKDLKEFKQMARQGYWAKNHKLRAQVYQQLIKAIPCRTVTPDAEVYRDIMGNAATKKPSSHVPLPDFVDDNEVPRYCLKAEGLASAHQIINCVAGQFPDISHCPSLPAITSLLLHFSVDEAQCFEHISRILACNEPGKRLLDQTFLAYESSCMTFGDLANKYCAPAHKLIIATAQDVLEVYSDWQRWVLGDLPFSHIVRILDVYLVEGYKVLFRVAIALLKFYRKHKAGVQGGNQQQDSGKVRADIQAFVKGIASTVTPEKLLEKAFSIRLFSRKEITLLQLTNEKSLQQKGITVKQKRRNVQLALNPDTFSSEIVSAKEMRDIWSWIPERFALCQPQLLFTTSNHGCSLTRFYSHCDGYEPTLLLIRTTDGDVCGAFLSTDWEERKRGGNKLSFFGTGECFVFRLKPEMERYEWVVIRHPELASSIKPQDQEDGAAPEAPNTENNGLAQPEKPVGELSPFLSARHFNLNSKNTSMFMAGNFDSIIVGGGEGNALYIDSELNHGRTGRCTTFDNPPLCAESFQVSLLETWGFEDTMSK